CTTTTGCACAACAAGTAGGTCCTAATACTTGTGATTGAATAACAAGCTTTTTCCGCCATCAAAGAACAAACCGTTCAACAAAAAGTCTATGCACCCATTaaaaacttttcttttcattaaatAAGTCAAGAAATAGGAATACAAAGATATTAAGTACGTGCCTATGCATACTTCAAGAAATAACATAATGCATTGTTGATTCTTTTTTGGTAGCAAAGCAACTACAAGAAAGTTATGCTTACCGGTGCGTAGTTGGTGATTGTCTTGACACCTCCAGGTCCACCAGGGATAGCTCGACAAAGCTTTTCCTCAACAATCACATTCATAGCTGTATCACCCTATTATATAGACAAAAGTATGCGTTGAAGAAAATTATAACTACATATGTATTGAGGAAAATGAAATCAAGTGAAGAACTTTGAATGTGTATGTTAATTATGATAACTCTAAGCATTCCTGTGGTCTCCTTTATACTAGGGATGTCAATGGGGGCATTTGAGAACCCTTTTAAGGGACCCTTTTTGGGGTCAACCAATTTTGAcccttttttgcttttttctaaAACCTACTTCCTAGCGCTTCAGAGAGCACGGGAAAGATCAGTGTATAAGAAACGGACATGGCAGCTCCACATGTGGGTCTCTTTTGACGTGTCAAGATCAAAGTGTTGTTCATCTGTACAAATTTTCGTATAATATCTAATTTCAAAAGTCGTGCTCATTTCTAAGTGGCTTAGCAAACGCCTCTCCATTTTCCTTTTTgagtaaaaaagtaaaaaggaagGTAAAAAAGGGTTGTCAAATGCCCCCATTGTATTTTTAGGAAGCAAGGACTTGTTATGTATATCAGCATACAATAACATCATGAGTTCCCCATGAATACGGCTTTGAAGATTaagaataaacaaataaatgcaCTTTCAATAGCACAGCCAATTTCttcgcatgactttattctccAATGCAACTAACAGAGCTATTGCAATGACAATTTTTCTGTCACCGTTCCTGGGTTCAAATTTCCTCAGATAGCACAACCTACCTTAAAATAGTTGCCAACCGGAAAAGTGTATATTAGGAATGTGTATTCTGGTGCCGGCACAACACCCATAGCAGATCCACTTCCCATGAGCAAAGGCCTCACATACAATGACCCTTTCCCTGGAGGCGGCACCTATATATGTccaaatttgaaatatatacATTTAAGCATTAAGAAAAGCATATTAAATAGTTGGAGAGATATGCAGTAGTTGGGATGAATACCCAACGCTTGTTGGCAAGGACCGTTTGCTTTACAGCATCAACAAATTGCTCGGTAGATGGTGATGGCATGCACATTCTCTCTGCCCCCATCTTCATGCGCATAGCATTCTGTTCAGGCCGGAAGAGCGTGATACGATTGTCTTCTCTCCTGTATGCCTTAAGACCTTCCAAAATTCCCTAAAGACAATCACGAATTGCATTTGTGATCAGTTGAAGTCGGTCATATCTATGCTTCTCATTAATTGTTGCTTGCCGCTCACCTGTCCATTGTTTAAGATTGCGGCAGATGGGCTCAGCTCAATGTTCCCAAAGCGAGTGAGATTTCCTTGTAAAAAGTTTTCTCCTTTAGAGCATTTTATCACAAACATGTAATCCGTTGGAATTGGATTAAATCCAAGTTCATCCCAGTTGATATCAGCATATTTTTCACTGtatttaaatgcaaaaaaaaaaaaaaaaaagaaaaagaaaaaagaaagaaaacaagttgaaaattgaaataaagaCAAAAGTATGTATGGTTGCTaagaaggcaaaaaaaaaaaaaaaaaaaaaaaaaatggtaatgtGAAATAGTCAGGATGTCCTAAAGGAAGAACAGTTCAGCTTCAAAGTGCTACAGAAAGTGCGTACACcatataaatacaaatatacaGCTTTAAGGTAGTTGATAGTTAATACTTTCTGACATCCAAGAGGAAACTGTACTAGTACTACCCAAAAGAATGAGGTACTAATTGGTTAGCACTTTGGAAATAACTATCTTCCTTTAGAAAGCAATTGATTCCAAGCAAATATAGGCATTCAAAAGCATGAATGTTTAGTACGCTCAAAGTCCTAGATTTCATTAAGAGTCCGCATGAATTTAGCTAAAAGGCATCATCCATTCCCGTTACCTGTTCATAGTCTCACAAGTTGTTTGCTCTGAGGGTGACGCCATGAAAGCCAACAGGGCCTTAGTTCCAACCAGGGAAATAGTGGACTATTTCAACGAAGCGTTTCATGTCTGGGATATGCATacgagtaaaaataaaattgtaactTAAGGGACCTTATTtgggtataaaaaaaatatcagaaaatataTAGCAGATCAGTCAATGGATTAAGCAAATGGGCACAAAAACGAGTTAAacccaagatttttttttttttataaattgcaattattataaaaaaaatgtaaagggACGCAActcttatacacgggaagtatacaagagaaccctgATAAGGATGATGTGAAATACccattaaattacaaattaaaaattaaaaattacaacttaCAACTTACAAGGTCATTGATAACTGTTGACGGTTAGCACCAGCACCAGCCTGTAATGAACTTCCttgtttttggtaattttgtaTGTATATTGGTGATGGAAAGATTAGAAATGGATAGGAAATAGAATGAAATTGTATTTATGTATTGATAAGGTACCTGATTCGAGTTCAGCAAAACTCCTTATCTGGGGAGATTTGACTTTCGATCCCTTCCCATGGCTCCAAGATTACACAATTCTGAGAAAACGCTTGGTCAACTCGATAACTCTTCTTTCCTATACATTGGCCTTTTATATCTCTCCTTACTACTAACTACTTAACAAACTAAGCCCAAATCAATACTTCACAACCCACATTTACAAAGTTTCTATTACCCAAAGCCCAACTACAATCAATTATACAaatattatatcccttacacTGACAGCACCCTCTCTTCTGCAAGCTGTTGCCGCCCAACTGCCACCCCCACCTTCCTCCTCTCTCATGACTCTCTTTCTTCTACTGACCTCTCTCTTCCttcaatctctccctctccctttggcctctccttcttcctttctcACCGCCCCTCTCacccaatctctctctctctaccagGTTTCTTTACCGACTCCAACTGCCAGTTCCCTGACTGAAAGAATGGGTGAGAAGGGGCGTGCCCCGATTATCCTAATAGGAATTTAACcatctaatttatttttgtaacacttttttaaataagttatACGTACTCAAcaagttaaatatttaattaaaaataaataaataaataaaaaataacacaaaatattaaaaactttgaattttataaatataaaattatcacttatttaaaaaatttatgttaattcaaaaattaaatttatattttaaccatCTAATTTATACTCAGCTAAGTTCGATTATCCTAATAGGAATTTAACcatctaatttatttttgttacactttttttaaataagttatACGTACTCAAcaagttaaatatttaattaaaaataaataaataaaaaataacacaaaatattaaaaactttgaattttataaatataaaattatcacttatttaaaaaatttatgttaattcaaaaattaactttaTATTTTAACGATCGAGAAAATGAGGCAAGATTCTCAATCTGTTTATATGTCACGTGAACTGAGATAgtcccaaaatttttaaaatttctctttTCTATGAGATAGAATTAATTATTATCTTTCTAAAGatagtatatttttattttattttattttttttaaagtgttttaaCCTGacataaaactaaaaacaattttaaatatttttatgtttttttttttttttttcctagagaATTTCTTAAGCATATGGTTTGTGTCAAGATTAAGTCGTATGAGTGTTGAGCTATTTCTGTGTACCATTGTGTACTGTATCGGTGTTCAAAATAAaggatttcttttattttgcaaGTCCTCTGTTTCAAATATTAATCAGTTAATAGAGTTAAACaaaccatttttcttttgagtttaGAAATTGAATTAAATTTGATAAGATTATGTGATCGAGAAATACCAGTAGATCAAGTACACTAAGGAAGGATGACGTTATcgttcaaaaattttaaaacaaattgagtCTGTAatgtaaaataagaaaaaaaaaatcgatttatttttcgttagctttaatttctttttctttctaaagaAAACCTGGACAATGGACATTTTATTTAGGATcagtttgggtttgtgatttcaaaacgtacgatttgaaaatatgatttttaaaaacatagtttaacctttaaaatttgtgcgttttcaaaaaagtatccattgcctgcaatttgaaatCGCACATTTTATAGGTTTATAAATcgcaatttcttttaaaaacgcaattccaaaCGATCTAGTttatgtgatttggtttaaaatcacactttttgtctatgaaatcggAATGCCAAATTGTTGAAGATTATGTCACAATCAAAATATGCGCAGCGGAATATTgattctagatttttttttttttttttttttttttttttttttttttttttttttaagataaacaaggctagattaattaaactaacacGTTCAGGATACTTATAATCGAAATCGGCCTCTCCTAGGCTCTTAGGACCAGTTGATTTGCTCCATGTTGAATGGTGAGAACTTGTTTTTCGTGTTCTTAATTCAACCTCCATCTTCTTTTTGATGACTGAGTATGACCGTGAGTGTGGACTCATAACTTAAAGtagtaaattagtaaataatactca
The sequence above is drawn from the Alnus glutinosa chromosome 11, dhAlnGlut1.1, whole genome shotgun sequence genome and encodes:
- the LOC133882442 gene encoding branched-chain-amino-acid aminotransferase 2, chloroplastic-like, with amino-acid sequence MASPSEQTTCETMNSEKYADINWDELGFNPIPTDYMFVIKCSKGENFLQGNLTRFGNIELSPSAAILNNGQGILEGLKAYRREDNRITLFRPEQNAMRMKMGAERMCMPSPSTEQFVDAVKQTVLANKRWVPPPGKGSLYVRPLLMGSGSAMGVVPAPEYTFLIYTFPVGNYFKGDTAMNVIVEEKLCRAIPGGPGGVKTITNYAPVLQAVTQAKTKGFSDVLFLDAKTGKNIEELSSCNIFIVKGNVISTPATLGTILPGVTRKSIIEVALDFGYQVEERVIPVEDLMDADEVFCTGTAVVVNAVGSITYQGKRVEYKTGVESVAQKLYATLTGIQTGRIDDKMGWTVQVD